From the genome of Halobellus litoreus, one region includes:
- a CDS encoding Mut7-C RNAse domain-containing protein: protein MSERLLLDAMLGKLATYLRMCGYDAAYVLDRDVADEQSGTDGDPSDDDIAAWAERSTRTLLTRDVDLAARVDDAVLLSSRDVREQLRSLYDAGYELSLEDPPRRCSACNGVLRAVDADESLPAYAPDPAETYCWRCRECGQAFWKGSHWDDVAATLADVRK, encoded by the coding sequence ATGTCCGAACGACTCCTCCTGGACGCGATGCTCGGCAAACTGGCGACGTACCTTCGGATGTGCGGTTACGACGCCGCGTACGTGCTCGACCGGGACGTCGCCGACGAGCAGTCGGGAACGGACGGGGACCCCTCCGACGACGACATCGCGGCCTGGGCGGAACGCTCGACGCGAACGCTGCTCACGCGCGACGTCGACCTCGCGGCGCGCGTCGACGACGCTGTGCTCCTGTCCTCGCGTGACGTCCGCGAACAGCTACGGAGCCTCTACGACGCGGGGTACGAACTCTCGCTCGAGGATCCGCCCCGCCGCTGCAGCGCGTGCAACGGCGTCCTCCGCGCCGTCGACGCCGACGAGTCGCTGCCGGCGTACGCGCCGGATCCCGCCGAAACGTACTGCTGGCGCTGCCGGGAGTGCGGGCAGGCGTTCTGGAAGGGAAGCCACTGGGACGACGTCGCCGCGACGCTGGCGGACGTCAGGAAGTAG
- a CDS encoding glycosyltransferase family 4 protein, which yields MALRALNYLELESRLDRSGIGTAADQQRAALERTDVEVATSPWRGGDLSTGLRSALSGHGLFAEYDVAHCNIVGPGSLAVARHAKRHDVPLILHTHVTREDFAESFRGSTTVAPALGRYLKWFYSQADLVLCPSEYTKRVLESYPVDAPIRPMTNGVDVEALAGFDDLRGEYRERYDLDGTVVFLVGNVFERKGLSTFCRVAEATPYDFAWFGPYDTGPHASKAVRRWTSNPPENVTFTGWIDDIRGAYGAGDVYLFPTKNENQGIAVLEAMACGKAVVLRDIPVFEEFYTDGHDCLKCETEAEFVDAVECLAADDDLRNRLGENARETAMEHSLDRVGERLAETYREVREAKRTGRPLDIGE from the coding sequence GTGGCTCTCCGCGCGCTCAATTACCTCGAACTCGAATCGCGGCTGGACCGGAGCGGCATCGGGACCGCAGCCGACCAGCAGCGGGCCGCCCTCGAACGGACGGACGTCGAGGTGGCGACCTCGCCGTGGCGCGGCGGAGACCTATCGACGGGCCTGCGCTCGGCCCTGTCCGGGCACGGCCTCTTCGCCGAGTACGACGTCGCCCACTGCAACATCGTCGGTCCTGGGTCACTGGCGGTCGCGCGCCACGCGAAGCGCCACGACGTCCCGCTGATTCTCCACACGCACGTCACGCGTGAGGACTTCGCGGAGTCGTTCCGGGGGTCGACGACGGTCGCCCCGGCGCTGGGGCGGTACCTGAAGTGGTTCTACTCGCAGGCGGACCTGGTGCTCTGTCCCTCCGAGTACACGAAGCGCGTCCTCGAATCGTACCCCGTCGACGCGCCGATCCGACCGATGACGAACGGCGTCGACGTCGAGGCCTTAGCGGGGTTCGATGACCTCCGAGGAGAGTACCGCGAGCGCTACGACCTCGATGGGACGGTCGTCTTCCTCGTCGGCAACGTCTTCGAGCGGAAGGGCCTCTCGACGTTCTGTCGGGTCGCGGAGGCGACGCCCTACGACTTCGCGTGGTTCGGTCCCTACGACACCGGCCCGCACGCTTCGAAGGCGGTCCGACGATGGACGTCGAACCCGCCCGAGAACGTCACCTTCACCGGGTGGATCGACGACATCCGGGGGGCGTACGGCGCGGGCGACGTCTACCTCTTCCCGACGAAGAACGAGAACCAGGGCATCGCCGTCCTCGAGGCGATGGCCTGCGGAAAGGCGGTCGTCCTCCGGGACATCCCGGTGTTCGAGGAGTTCTACACCGACGGCCACGACTGCCTCAAGTGCGAGACCGAGGCGGAGTTCGTCGACGCGGTCGAATGCCTCGCCGCTGACGACGACCTCCGAAATCGGCTCGGCGAGAACGCCCGCGAGACCGCGATGGAACACAGTCTGGACCGCGTCGGCGAGCGACTCGCCGAGACGTACCGCGAGGTCCGAGAGGCCAAGCGAACGGGCCGACCACTCGACATCGGGGAGTGA
- a CDS encoding CPBP family glutamic-type intramembrane protease: protein MSVHARIRAVAGGSSWLQRALVVGLALSVLWSSWAVPPTDLGARVVRDVLLFLAIPASLAAAHGRDLGYHVDRVALRDTLILAAFVLPFYLVGSSLPSIRAYYPMWETSTALGEFLPHTVQQLLVIVAAETYYRGLLCVGVSEEFGFKSVFISPVVYALHHVGKPPIELLLSGPTDVLFGAVDYHSQSLLPSIVAHGLGLTLLDWLALHDPLFPPADVLAALRWLPVPL, encoded by the coding sequence GTGTCCGTCCACGCCCGCATTCGCGCCGTTGCCGGCGGATCGAGTTGGCTCCAGCGAGCGCTAGTCGTCGGCCTCGCCCTCTCGGTCCTGTGGAGTTCGTGGGCGGTCCCGCCGACCGATCTCGGTGCGCGCGTCGTCCGCGACGTGCTCTTGTTTCTCGCCATCCCGGCCAGTCTCGCCGCCGCACACGGGCGTGACCTCGGCTATCACGTCGATCGGGTGGCCCTCCGGGACACCCTGATCCTCGCGGCGTTCGTGCTCCCCTTCTACCTCGTGGGGTCGTCGCTGCCGAGCATCCGCGCGTACTATCCGATGTGGGAGACCTCGACCGCCCTCGGCGAGTTCCTGCCGCACACCGTCCAGCAGTTGCTCGTCATCGTCGCCGCGGAGACGTACTACCGGGGGCTCCTCTGCGTCGGCGTCAGCGAGGAGTTCGGCTTCAAGAGCGTCTTCATCAGCCCCGTCGTGTACGCGCTGCATCACGTCGGCAAGCCGCCGATCGAACTGCTGTTGTCCGGGCCGACAGACGTGCTCTTCGGGGCGGTCGATTACCACAGCCAGTCGCTGCTGCCCTCCATCGTCGCGCACGGACTCGGACTGACGCTCCTGGATTGGCTCGCATTACACGACCCCCTGTTCCCGCCGGCGGACGTCCTCGCGGCCCTCCGCTGGCTGCCGGTTCCGTTGTGA
- a CDS encoding PRC-barrel domain-containing protein: MDETPQKITTLVGREVYSNEGVFVGEVADVRLDLTERQAVTGLALTQLNDELFSDIVGRKKGVILPYRWVRAVGDVILVNDVTLHDVIEQMTQPNGEDKEDSAVA, translated from the coding sequence ATGGACGAGACCCCCCAGAAGATCACGACGCTCGTCGGCCGCGAGGTGTACTCGAACGAAGGCGTCTTCGTCGGCGAAGTCGCCGACGTCCGACTCGATCTCACCGAGCGGCAGGCCGTGACCGGACTCGCGCTCACGCAACTCAACGACGAACTCTTTTCGGACATCGTCGGCAGGAAGAAGGGCGTCATCCTCCCGTACCGCTGGGTTCGCGCCGTCGGCGACGTCATCCTCGTCAACGACGTCACCCTCCACGACGTCATCGAGCAGATGACACAGCCCAACGGCGAGGACAAAGAGGATTCTGCGGTCGCGTAG
- a CDS encoding DUF5789 family protein: protein MADEEESEGPVVELGEETPVEGQPLARVAARLTWPHETSRIVEQEGDSVIRTPSGPQTLEDVLEDVDETYFDSRQTFVSLVRDVVGDGPVETE from the coding sequence ATGGCAGACGAGGAGGAATCCGAGGGCCCCGTCGTCGAACTGGGCGAGGAGACGCCCGTCGAGGGACAGCCGCTGGCGCGCGTCGCCGCGCGGCTCACCTGGCCCCACGAGACGAGCCGGATCGTCGAACAGGAAGGCGACAGCGTCATTCGGACGCCGTCGGGGCCGCAGACGCTCGAAGACGTGCTCGAAGACGTCGACGAGACCTACTTCGACTCCCGGCAGACCTTCGTATCGCTGGTCCGGGACGTCGTCGGCGACGGTCCCGTCGAGACCGAGTAA
- a CDS encoding redoxin domain-containing protein — translation MVSVGDDAPDFTAPLADGDIESFTLSENLDAAPVVLAFFPAAFTGTCTTEMCTFRDQMANFEDVGATVYGVSIDTPFTLNEFRAQNDLNFGLVSDTNREIIDAYDVSMDFAGLGVRNLAKRAVFVVDDDGEITYAWVSDDPGVEPDYEEVAAAAEDAR, via the coding sequence ATGGTCTCAGTCGGCGACGACGCCCCGGATTTCACCGCACCGCTCGCAGACGGCGACATCGAGTCGTTCACGCTCTCGGAGAACCTCGATGCGGCCCCCGTCGTGCTCGCGTTCTTCCCCGCAGCCTTCACGGGGACCTGCACGACGGAGATGTGCACCTTCCGCGATCAGATGGCCAACTTCGAAGACGTCGGCGCGACGGTCTACGGCGTCAGCATCGACACGCCGTTCACGCTGAACGAGTTCCGCGCGCAGAACGACCTCAACTTCGGTCTCGTCAGCGACACCAACCGCGAGATCATCGACGCCTACGACGTCTCGATGGACTTCGCGGGTCTCGGCGTCCGCAACCTCGCCAAGCGCGCGGTCTTCGTCGTCGACGACGACGGGGAGATCACCTACGCGTGGGTGAGCGACGACCCCGGCGTCGAGCCCGATTACGAAGAAGTCGCCGCCGCGGCCGAAGACGCGCGGTGA
- a CDS encoding HD domain-containing protein, with amino-acid sequence MAESSGNGGREYDPEAEHNFPDERVNAVLEEIRTDPEITTYLEAQNVNAVQRKGYNDHGTKHIEIVRNRALCLYDLLKGGDVACNGAADQGLDEADEPVILALAATLHDIGHVVHRDDHVYYSIPLAADLLDRLLPQLGFYDTEESVRLKAEVLHAILCHHTAEDPLTTEAGIIRVADALDMERGRSRIPYEKGGRGINTLSSQAIENVSLRPGDGKAVLVEIEMINAAGVYQVDNLLKAKLDGSGLDDHVRIVAVNTKSGDQLVERIEL; translated from the coding sequence ATGGCGGAATCCAGCGGAAACGGCGGGCGCGAGTACGATCCCGAGGCCGAGCACAACTTCCCCGACGAGCGGGTCAACGCGGTGCTCGAAGAGATCCGCACGGACCCGGAGATCACGACCTATCTTGAAGCGCAGAACGTCAACGCCGTCCAGCGGAAGGGGTACAACGATCACGGGACGAAGCACATCGAGATCGTTCGGAACCGCGCGCTCTGTCTCTACGACCTGCTGAAGGGCGGCGACGTCGCCTGCAACGGGGCCGCAGACCAGGGACTCGACGAGGCCGACGAGCCGGTGATCCTCGCGCTGGCGGCCACGCTCCACGACATCGGTCACGTCGTCCACCGCGACGACCACGTCTACTACTCGATCCCGCTGGCGGCGGACCTCCTCGACCGCCTGCTCCCGCAGTTGGGGTTCTACGACACGGAGGAGTCGGTTCGGTTGAAGGCCGAGGTGCTCCACGCGATCCTCTGTCACCACACCGCGGAGGACCCGCTGACGACCGAGGCGGGGATCATCCGCGTCGCCGACGCGTTGGATATGGAACGCGGTCGCTCACGCATTCCCTACGAGAAGGGCGGACGCGGTATCAACACCCTGTCCAGTCAGGCCATCGAGAACGTCTCGCTGCGGCCGGGTGACGGGAAGGCCGTCCTCGTCGAGATCGAGATGATCAACGCGGCCGGGGTCTACCAGGTCGACAACCTGCTCAAGGCGAAACTCGACGGATCGGGGCTGGACGATCACGTCCGGATCGTCGCGGTCAACACGAAGTCGGGCGACCAACTCGTCGAACGAATCGAACTGTAG
- a CDS encoding DUF7139 domain-containing protein, with product MPSLSEVYRGKQTGASLRRLLFGLGLFLAGALLVVSGIVVATTDLLYGTDLAALTAKRQLGGVLAGIGVPAVFLGIFAVLPSGRLTKAAAVVGAGIAVVGVALFTHAYPCQWSGSLCGAGKPDLTLLTVGVYFLGAILTFWCLFAGVANFKTRNDPGGTAMVNVTRKQETKYVPVERSRGGLGGIGFFGGTPDGDVETQTGGGGGTGGTASDGGTESESITSPLDDSADATPRSGPAGPSAPEPTNGQSGARSRSSPSSPADGRAANYDAADTYCGNCAHFEYVRTDSGIQPYCGAHEELMDDMDPCEEWSPKRRR from the coding sequence ATGCCCAGTCTCTCGGAGGTCTACAGGGGAAAGCAAACAGGGGCGAGCCTCCGCCGACTGCTCTTCGGGTTGGGGCTGTTTCTCGCCGGGGCCCTCCTGGTCGTCTCGGGGATCGTCGTCGCCACGACCGATCTCCTCTACGGCACGGACCTGGCGGCGCTGACGGCCAAGCGACAACTCGGGGGCGTCCTCGCCGGTATCGGCGTTCCCGCGGTGTTCCTCGGCATCTTCGCCGTGTTGCCGTCGGGACGGCTCACGAAGGCCGCGGCCGTGGTCGGCGCCGGCATCGCCGTGGTCGGCGTGGCGCTCTTCACCCACGCGTACCCCTGCCAGTGGTCGGGGTCGCTCTGCGGCGCGGGGAAACCGGATCTGACGCTCCTGACCGTCGGCGTCTACTTCCTCGGCGCGATCCTCACCTTCTGGTGTCTGTTCGCCGGCGTGGCGAACTTCAAGACGCGGAACGATCCCGGCGGTACCGCGATGGTGAACGTGACGCGAAAGCAGGAGACGAAGTACGTGCCCGTCGAACGCTCCCGCGGCGGCCTCGGCGGCATCGGCTTCTTCGGCGGTACCCCCGACGGCGACGTCGAAACGCAGACCGGCGGCGGAGGCGGAACCGGCGGCACCGCCTCCGACGGCGGGACGGAGTCGGAGTCGATCACCTCGCCGCTGGACGACTCGGCCGACGCGACCCCCCGCTCGGGACCTGCGGGCCCGAGCGCCCCAGAACCGACGAACGGGCAGTCCGGCGCTCGGTCGCGCTCGTCGCCGTCGAGTCCAGCGGACGGGCGGGCGGCGAACTACGACGCCGCCGACACCTACTGCGGCAACTGCGCGCACTTCGAGTACGTCCGCACCGACTCGGGAATCCAACCCTACTGCGGCGCCCACGAGGAACTGATGGACGATATGGACCCCTGTGAAGAGTGGTCGCCGAAGCGCCGACGCTGA
- a CDS encoding ribonuclease P protein component 4, which produces MGIPAERIERLHDLAREATAGGDVDLGREYVRLARRIAERNRVRLPRRFRRFACDDCDAYLRPGATARVRLQSGHVVLRCLSCGATKRYPYDDQ; this is translated from the coding sequence ATGGGCATCCCGGCCGAGCGAATCGAGCGACTGCACGACCTCGCCCGGGAAGCGACGGCCGGCGGCGACGTCGACCTCGGCCGGGAGTACGTCCGCCTCGCTCGCCGGATCGCCGAACGGAACCGGGTTCGGCTCCCGCGTCGGTTCAGACGCTTCGCCTGTGACGACTGCGACGCGTACCTCCGCCCCGGCGCGACGGCTCGGGTTCGACTCCAGTCGGGCCACGTCGTCCTCAGGTGTCTCTCCTGCGGCGCGACGAAGCGCTACCCCTACGACGATCAGTAA
- the tatA gene encoding twin-arginine translocase TatA/TatE family subunit, translating into MYGTITPLFPGLPGGPEVLVVLLILVLLFGANKIPKLARSTGQAMGEFRRGREEIEEELSQMEGDDEEEEETTTSTETSKETSTETN; encoded by the coding sequence ATGTACGGAACTATCACCCCACTGTTCCCGGGGCTGCCGGGTGGGCCGGAAGTGCTCGTCGTCCTGCTCATACTGGTGCTTCTGTTCGGCGCCAACAAGATCCCGAAACTCGCCCGATCGACGGGGCAGGCGATGGGCGAGTTCAGACGCGGCCGCGAGGAAATCGAGGAAGAGCTCAGTCAGATGGAAGGCGACGACGAAGAGGAAGAAGAGACGACGACGTCGACGGAGACGTCGAAAGAGACGTCGACCGAGACGAACTGA
- a CDS encoding YhbY family RNA-binding protein, whose protein sequence is MDEQELRKAAHDLDVTVWVGKGGIDPVVEEAADQLHDRELVKVKFLRAARGGTTVEELAAELAERTDSEVIETRGNTGVLHR, encoded by the coding sequence ATGGACGAACAGGAGCTGCGCAAGGCGGCCCACGATCTGGACGTTACCGTCTGGGTGGGAAAAGGGGGGATCGATCCGGTCGTCGAGGAGGCGGCCGATCAGTTGCACGACCGCGAACTCGTGAAGGTGAAGTTCCTCCGCGCGGCCCGCGGCGGCACGACCGTCGAGGAGCTCGCGGCCGAACTCGCCGAGCGAACCGACTCGGAGGTCATCGAGACACGGGGTAACACGGGGGTCCTGCATCGATGA
- a CDS encoding universal stress protein, producing the protein MRIVFATDLSDANEAAIRSRTCLDCLDNIGVTEVHLVTVVPDNVSSGLPGMDAATDTRKSLQPQREVFESAGFTVETHVARGTPHRRINGFADRLDADMIVVGSRGQSPLANRLVGSTTRNVARTATRPLLVERIAPPDSEKAVVKAHLFQHVLFATDFSENARQAFEFLPMLEGATQAVDLLHVQKENAEPAVEDPRLRLQELAAEVEREMGIEAGINVREGSPVDEILEEETRVGATTTLLGTRGRSRLRRLLLGSVSESIVARGNNNVLLVPPAGDRR; encoded by the coding sequence ATGCGCATCGTATTCGCCACGGACCTCTCGGACGCGAACGAGGCAGCGATCCGGTCCCGCACGTGCCTGGACTGTCTCGACAACATCGGCGTCACGGAGGTGCACCTCGTGACGGTCGTGCCGGACAACGTCTCCAGCGGCCTCCCCGGGATGGACGCCGCGACGGACACCCGAAAGTCGTTGCAGCCCCAGCGCGAGGTCTTCGAATCTGCGGGGTTCACCGTCGAGACCCACGTTGCCCGCGGGACGCCACACCGACGGATCAACGGCTTCGCCGACCGACTCGACGCGGATATGATCGTGGTCGGGTCGCGCGGACAGAGTCCGCTCGCGAACCGGCTCGTCGGGAGCACCACCCGGAACGTCGCGCGGACGGCCACGCGTCCGCTGCTCGTCGAGCGGATCGCGCCCCCGGACTCAGAAAAGGCCGTCGTGAAAGCGCACCTCTTCCAGCACGTCCTGTTCGCGACCGACTTCTCGGAGAACGCCCGGCAGGCGTTCGAGTTCCTCCCGATGCTCGAGGGAGCCACCCAGGCGGTCGACCTCCTGCACGTGCAGAAGGAGAACGCGGAGCCGGCGGTCGAGGACCCGCGATTACGACTGCAGGAGCTCGCGGCCGAGGTCGAACGCGAGATGGGAATCGAGGCCGGAATCAACGTCCGCGAAGGGAGTCCCGTCGACGAAATCCTCGAGGAGGAGACCCGAGTCGGCGCGACGACGACGCTGCTCGGCACGCGCGGGCGGAGCCGGCTCCGCCGACTGCTCCTCGGAAGCGTCTCGGAATCGATCGTCGCCCGGGGCAACAACAACGTCCTGCTCGTTCCCCCGGCAGGAGACCGACGCTGA
- a CDS encoding glycosyltransferase yields MAPATVAAFTDTYLPTVNGVSYTIQTWRDRWQERGGTMRIVYPGSTDYDPDPEEYPVRSLPFPMYEGFRIGTPRVPEAVEDADVVHAHTPFAVGIGGARLARREDLPLVTSYHTPTAEYADYLTSRPRVEHGIERLAERYERWFLSRSDAIICPSEDARKRARDTAAPDTRTVVLSNGVDVDFFAPTDAEEFRERHGLPDGPLVGYTGRHGYEKNLSEFLRAAGSIDATVVLGGDGPAREDLESLAAGLDVDARFLGFLPREELPAFYSALDAFVFPSPVETQGLVALEANACGTPVVAVDAGALSNTVQDGVTGYHYEHGDIADCRDAIGRVLDERESLSASCLSRREALSVDRVVDQLADLYEGVIEENR; encoded by the coding sequence ATGGCTCCCGCCACCGTCGCCGCCTTCACCGACACTTACCTGCCGACAGTCAACGGCGTCTCCTACACGATCCAGACGTGGCGCGACCGCTGGCAGGAGCGCGGCGGGACGATGCGGATCGTCTACCCCGGGAGCACCGACTACGACCCCGACCCCGAGGAATACCCGGTTCGGAGCCTCCCCTTTCCGATGTACGAGGGATTCCGGATCGGGACCCCGCGCGTCCCCGAGGCCGTCGAGGACGCCGACGTCGTCCACGCGCACACCCCGTTCGCGGTCGGCATCGGGGGAGCGCGACTCGCCCGCCGCGAGGACCTGCCGCTCGTGACCTCCTACCACACGCCGACCGCGGAGTACGCCGACTATCTCACGTCGCGACCGCGCGTCGAGCACGGCATCGAACGGCTGGCCGAGCGGTACGAGCGGTGGTTCCTCTCCCGCTCGGACGCGATCATCTGCCCCAGTGAGGACGCCAGGAAGCGGGCGCGAGACACCGCTGCGCCCGATACCCGGACCGTCGTGCTCTCGAACGGCGTCGACGTCGACTTCTTTGCGCCGACCGACGCCGAGGAGTTCCGGGAGCGCCACGGACTCCCGGACGGCCCGCTCGTCGGATACACCGGCCGACACGGCTACGAGAAGAACCTCTCGGAGTTCCTCCGCGCGGCCGGCAGCATCGATGCGACGGTCGTACTCGGCGGCGACGGCCCCGCGCGCGAGGATCTGGAGTCGCTGGCGGCCGGCCTCGACGTCGACGCGCGGTTCCTGGGCTTTCTCCCCCGCGAGGAGCTGCCGGCGTTCTACTCCGCGCTGGACGCGTTCGTCTTCCCCAGCCCGGTCGAGACCCAGGGCCTCGTCGCGCTCGAAGCCAACGCCTGCGGCACGCCCGTCGTCGCCGTCGACGCCGGCGCGCTCTCGAACACGGTCCAGGACGGCGTCACGGGCTATCACTACGAACACGGGGACATCGCGGACTGCCGCGACGCGATCGGTCGCGTCCTCGACGAGCGCGAGTCGCTCTCGGCCTCCTGTCTATCGCGCCGCGAGGCGTTGAGCGTCGACCGCGTGGTCGATCAGCTCGCGGACCTCTACGAAGGGGTTATCGAGGAAAATCGGTAG
- a CDS encoding DUF302 domain-containing protein, protein MTLPIDPEAITAGDIGEERATLRMEHEEAIEHVREAFTDAGFGVATEFSASDMLNEKIDAGRDPYYVLGACNPTMANRALDASEKRMGGLFPCNVVIWQEEPGVQTVYHVSIMRIARLVGMAPDDDEMADIIADTGELVDEAFGNLNAE, encoded by the coding sequence ATGACGTTACCCATCGATCCGGAAGCGATTACCGCAGGCGACATCGGCGAGGAGCGAGCCACTCTTCGGATGGAACACGAGGAAGCGATCGAACACGTGCGCGAGGCGTTCACCGACGCCGGATTCGGTGTCGCGACCGAGTTCTCGGCCTCGGACATGCTGAACGAGAAGATCGACGCCGGACGCGACCCGTACTACGTCCTCGGCGCGTGTAATCCCACGATGGCGAACCGGGCGCTCGACGCGAGCGAGAAGCGGATGGGCGGGCTGTTCCCGTGCAACGTCGTGATCTGGCAGGAGGAACCCGGCGTCCAGACGGTCTATCACGTGAGCATTATGCGGATCGCGCGCCTCGTCGGGATGGCTCCGGACGACGACGAGATGGCGGACATCATCGCGGACACGGGCGAACTCGTCGACGAGGCTTTCGGGAACCTCAACGCCGAGTAG
- a CDS encoding MBL fold metallo-hydrolase gives MTRSDWGDWLPRAVENAAPDTVAVWYLGCNGFILKGSEGTTIAIDPYLGTGDPPRTVRMIPVPFDPEDVAEMDAVFATHEHTDHTHGPSQAPILEHTGASFYAPDDSLSVAFDDEAWLDDYDLDEAQFTEVVEGDTLEVGEFTVHVEFSHDPDSTHPVSYVFEHESGTFFHGGDTKPHDDFDDLGDRYDIDLGVLAFGAIGNIDDKQTGEPVRTRWYSTENEAVEAASDLRFDRFLPSHWDMWKGMTADPKVLHHHARSYEYPRSLEVVEIGDRVDL, from the coding sequence ATGACTCGAAGCGACTGGGGAGACTGGCTTCCGCGCGCCGTCGAGAACGCGGCCCCCGACACCGTCGCCGTCTGGTATCTCGGTTGTAACGGCTTCATCCTGAAGGGCAGCGAGGGGACGACGATCGCGATCGACCCCTACCTCGGCACCGGCGACCCGCCGCGAACGGTCCGGATGATCCCGGTGCCGTTCGATCCCGAGGACGTCGCGGAGATGGACGCCGTCTTCGCCACCCACGAACACACCGACCACACCCACGGCCCGAGTCAGGCCCCGATCCTCGAGCACACCGGCGCGTCCTTCTACGCCCCGGACGACTCGCTGTCGGTGGCCTTCGACGACGAGGCGTGGCTCGACGACTACGACCTCGACGAGGCTCAGTTCACCGAGGTCGTCGAGGGCGACACCCTCGAGGTCGGCGAGTTCACCGTCCACGTCGAGTTCTCGCACGATCCGGACTCGACGCACCCGGTCTCGTACGTCTTCGAGCACGAGTCGGGGACGTTCTTCCACGGCGGCGACACGAAGCCCCACGACGACTTCGACGACCTCGGCGACCGCTACGACATCGACCTCGGCGTGTTGGCGTTCGGCGCGATCGGCAACATCGACGACAAACAGACGGGAGAACCGGTCCGCACGCGGTGGTACTCCACCGAGAACGAGGCCGTCGAGGCCGCCTCGGACCTCCGGTTCGATCGGTTCCTCCCGAGCCACTGGGATATGTGGAAGGGAATGACCGCCGATCCGAAGGTGCTGCACCACCACGCGCGGAGTTACGAGTACCCGCGATCGCTGGAGGTCGTCGAGATCGGCGATCGCGTGGACCTCTGA
- a CDS encoding mechanosensitive ion channel family protein → MSVGAPLQAGIGLSDSIARFLAGVGLPDAAAGLLGQALAFLVVFAVVFVVGRSVLLPVATRMMDSRGLETHAQKPLRRLLVVVVGFAAVTAAFGAAGYPNFLQSLATIAAAATLAIGFAMQDVLKNFVAGIFIYTDKPFKIGDWIQWDGNSGVVEDISFRVSRVRTFDNELLTVPNSALTDGVIKNPVAKDKLRLQVPFGIGYDDDTERATEIIVEEAEAHADILEDPAPSVRLTELGDSSVTLTSRIWIEDPSRADFVKTRAEYVQAVKQRFDEEGINIPYPNRTLGGELTVAGLQEVSPADD, encoded by the coding sequence ATGAGCGTCGGGGCGCCGCTGCAGGCCGGGATCGGCCTGAGCGACTCGATCGCGCGGTTCCTGGCGGGCGTCGGCCTCCCCGACGCGGCCGCCGGGCTCCTCGGACAGGCGCTGGCGTTCCTCGTCGTGTTCGCGGTCGTGTTCGTGGTCGGTCGCAGTGTGCTCCTGCCGGTCGCGACCCGGATGATGGACTCCCGCGGGCTCGAAACGCACGCCCAGAAGCCGCTCCGCCGACTCCTCGTCGTCGTCGTCGGCTTTGCCGCCGTCACGGCCGCGTTCGGCGCGGCGGGCTACCCGAACTTCCTGCAGTCGCTGGCGACGATCGCCGCTGCGGCCACGCTGGCGATCGGCTTCGCGATGCAGGACGTCCTGAAGAACTTCGTCGCGGGTATCTTCATTTACACGGACAAACCGTTCAAGATCGGCGATTGGATCCAGTGGGACGGGAACTCGGGCGTCGTCGAGGACATCAGCTTCCGCGTCTCCCGCGTTCGCACGTTCGACAACGAACTGCTGACGGTCCCGAACTCGGCGCTGACAGACGGCGTCATCAAGAACCCCGTCGCGAAGGACAAACTCCGCCTCCAGGTCCCCTTCGGCATCGGCTACGACGACGACACGGAGCGGGCGACCGAGATCATCGTCGAGGAGGCCGAAGCGCACGCGGACATCCTCGAAGACCCCGCGCCGTCGGTGCGATTGACCGAACTCGGCGACTCCTCGGTGACGCTCACCTCGCGCATCTGGATCGAGGACCCGAGCCGCGCTGACTTCGTAAAGACCCGGGCGGAGTACGTCCAAGCGGTCAAACAGCGCTTCGACGAGGAGGGAATCAACATCCCGTACCCGAACCGCACGCTCGGCGGCGAACTCACCGTCGCCGGCCTTCAGGAAGTCTCGCCCGCCGACGACTGA